Proteins encoded together in one Anaerotignum propionicum DSM 1682 window:
- a CDS encoding ABC transporter ATP-binding protein: MKEVIKIEELNKIYDTGAIQVHALQNVSLTIEEGEYVAIMGQSGSGKSTLMNILGCMDRNFQGTYLLDGIPIVKQSEDELSTIRNKKIGFVFQAFQLIPRTSALKNVEIPMIYGGMKAEARRAKAESLLHKVGLEGRVHHLPNELSGGQKQRVAIARALANDPALILADEPTGNLDSRSSHEIMGFFTKLNDEGATVVVVTHEEDIAQCTKRIIRFQDGQIVSDEKVVKEG, encoded by the coding sequence ATGAAGGAAGTAATTAAAATCGAAGAATTAAACAAGATTTATGATACAGGTGCGATTCAAGTACATGCACTGCAAAATGTTTCCCTCACTATTGAAGAGGGGGAGTATGTAGCAATTATGGGGCAATCCGGTTCGGGTAAATCCACCCTTATGAATATTTTAGGTTGCATGGACAGAAATTTTCAGGGAACCTATTTATTAGATGGCATTCCTATTGTAAAGCAAAGTGAAGATGAGCTTTCAACAATTCGAAATAAAAAAATTGGTTTTGTGTTTCAGGCGTTCCAGTTAATTCCTAGAACATCAGCCTTGAAAAATGTAGAAATTCCTATGATATACGGAGGTATGAAAGCCGAGGCGAGAAGAGCAAAGGCGGAGAGTTTGTTACATAAGGTTGGACTGGAAGGCCGTGTGCATCATTTGCCAAACGAGCTTTCAGGTGGACAGAAGCAAAGAGTTGCCATTGCCAGAGCATTGGCCAATGATCCTGCATTGATTCTTGCGGATGAACCAACAGGTAACTTGGACAGCCGGTCGTCCCATGAAATTATGGGTTTTTTCACAAAGCTGAACGATGAGGGTGCAACGGTTGTTGTAGTTACCCATGAAGAAGATATTGCCCAGTGCACAAAGCGGATAATCCGTTTCCAAGACGGGCAGATTGTGAGCGATGAAAAGGTGGTGAAGGAGGGGTGA
- a CDS encoding efflux RND transporter periplasmic adaptor subunit — MALSKKKKILIAVAGLIVVAVGAKVAFGGNKTPEGTMVSTSLVEKQDVEEVLKLKAVLEGTESTEVVSKLRYEVKELLVKEGDKVKKGQLLAVLDSSELVKQMSLSKGELSLLQMQQNETLEKRQDEYDKLKKDYDNVKALLDVDAASQSEVDEAKRKLDEVSAKNGVAVLTDSEKQTLENMSRKISVEADTLKDCRITSMIDGTITRVNTKVGRFANDTENDKPMFVIENIDKLQMKVLVKETDIAKIKLGQKVDITADILNGENVEGVVSRISPTGENKDANSTERVVPVYIDVIGTNDKLIAGITAKATIHIAKSEQVLTVPYEAVSELEDGSTVVYTVKEDNTIHIIPVKIGLETDLLIEVQGDGLTEGQQIVLSPSLALTEGMTVIPQ; from the coding sequence ATGGCTTTATCTAAAAAGAAGAAAATACTAATAGCTGTTGCAGGCTTAATTGTAGTAGCAGTGGGCGCAAAGGTTGCTTTTGGAGGAAATAAAACCCCCGAAGGCACAATGGTTAGTACCTCTCTTGTAGAGAAACAGGATGTAGAAGAGGTATTAAAGTTAAAAGCAGTTTTAGAAGGCACAGAAAGTACGGAAGTAGTATCAAAATTACGCTATGAAGTAAAGGAACTATTGGTTAAAGAAGGCGACAAGGTAAAAAAAGGTCAGTTACTGGCTGTTTTAGATAGTTCTGAGCTTGTGAAGCAGATGAGTTTAAGTAAAGGGGAATTATCTTTATTGCAAATGCAGCAAAATGAAACACTGGAAAAAAGACAGGATGAATATGACAAGTTGAAAAAAGATTATGACAATGTGAAGGCATTGTTAGATGTTGATGCTGCTAGCCAAAGTGAAGTGGATGAAGCGAAAAGAAAGCTAGATGAGGTTTCTGCGAAAAATGGTGTAGCTGTTTTAACAGATTCAGAAAAACAAACATTAGAAAATATGAGTCGAAAGATAAGTGTTGAAGCGGATACATTAAAGGATTGTAGAATCACCAGTATGATTGACGGTACCATTACCCGTGTGAATACAAAGGTTGGACGATTTGCCAATGATACAGAGAATGACAAGCCAATGTTTGTAATTGAGAATATAGATAAATTGCAAATGAAGGTTTTAGTAAAAGAGACGGATATTGCCAAAATTAAGCTTGGACAGAAGGTAGATATCACAGCAGATATTTTAAATGGGGAAAATGTAGAGGGTGTTGTATCACGTATCTCTCCTACAGGGGAAAATAAGGATGCAAACTCCACGGAAAGAGTAGTACCTGTTTACATAGATGTTATTGGCACAAATGATAAGTTGATTGCAGGTATTACTGCTAAGGCCACTATCCATATTGCAAAGTCGGAGCAGGTTTTAACTGTTCCTTATGAGGCTGTAAGTGAGCTTGAGGATGGTTCTACTGTTGTTTATACTGTAAAAGAAGATAATACAATTCATATCATACCTGTAAAAATTGGGTTAGAGACAGATCTGCTGATTGAAGTTCAGGGAGATGGATTAACCGAAGGACAGCAGATTGTTCTGAGCCCCAGCCTTGCGCTGACGGAAGGAATGACCGTTATCCCTCAGTAG
- the nifJ gene encoding pyruvate:ferredoxin (flavodoxin) oxidoreductase, with product MSKVMKTMDGNEAAAYASYAFTEVAGIFPITPSSPMAEKTDDWAANGKKNLFGQTVKVVEMQSEAGASGTVHGSLAAGALTTTYTASQGLLLMIPNMYKISGELLPGVFHVTARALAAQALSIFGDHSDVMACRQTGFAMLASNSVQEVMDLGCVAHLAAIKGRVPFLHFFDGFRTSHEIQKIECVDYDELAKIVDMDAVNTFKRNALNPEHPVIRGTAQNPDIYFQAREAANKFYDALPAVVEEYLGEINRITGRDYKLFNYYGAPDADRVIVAMGSACEAIEETIDYMTAKGEKVGLVKVHLFRPFVAAKMLEVLPKTVKKIAVLDRTKEPGSQGEPLYMDVCTAMFEADQAPVVVGGRYGLGSKDVTPAQFIAVYANLTQDKPKNHFTIGINDDVTGHSLEVGKEISVTEGDGTISCKFWGLGADGTVGANKNSIKIIGDHTDMYAQAYFSYDSKKSGGITQSHLRFGKKPIRSTYLVKTADFVACHKQEYVNLYDMVTELNDGGTFLLNTEWTKEELNEKLPAKLKRQLAEKNAKFYIIDGTAIAKEIGLGNRVNTVLQSSFFKLANIIPIEQAVEYMKSAIKKSYGKKGDTILNMNYAAVDKGVEGMVKVEIPADWANAVDADAKEARKATEFVKNIVQPMNAQEGDNLPVSAFSGREDGTFPCGTSAYEKRGVAVDVPQWIPENCIQCNQCSFVCPHATIRPVLVTDAELAKAPAGFTAVAAKGAGFGELKYRMQVSPLDCMGCGSCAVVCPAPKKALVMQPMATQEAEIANWDFAIEEVSPKANPMGKESVKGSQFEQPLLEFSGACAGCGETPYAKLITQLFGDRMYVANATGCSSIWGGSAPSMPYTTNKDGRGPAWANSLFEDNAEFGLGMATAVKQMREGIKSRLETLKSLDASFAAVADEWIATMKDGEKSRVASDALISALEAYKGADAEVKTIIAYVLENKDQLVKKSQWIFGGDGWAYDIGYGGLDHVLASGEDVNVFVFDTEVYSNTGGQASKATPVGAVAQFAASGKRIKKKDLGMMAMSYGYVYVAQVAMGADKNQVVKAMLEAEKYDGPSLIIAYAPCINHGMKGGMSGAQPEIKRAVEAGYWHMYRFNPTMKEEGKNPFTLDSKEPTASFKDFLLSEVRYSSLQRTFPEAAEALFVESEKNAKERLENYKRLANQ from the coding sequence ATGTCTAAAGTAATGAAAACAATGGACGGTAACGAAGCTGCTGCATACGCTTCCTATGCGTTTACTGAAGTAGCTGGCATTTTCCCCATCACACCATCTTCTCCAATGGCTGAAAAAACAGACGATTGGGCAGCAAATGGCAAAAAGAATCTTTTTGGCCAGACTGTAAAGGTTGTAGAAATGCAATCTGAAGCAGGCGCTTCCGGTACTGTACACGGCTCTTTGGCAGCAGGTGCGTTGACAACAACATACACTGCATCTCAGGGTTTGTTGTTAATGATTCCAAATATGTACAAAATCTCCGGTGAATTGCTTCCCGGCGTATTCCATGTAACAGCTCGTGCTTTGGCTGCACAGGCATTATCCATCTTCGGTGATCACTCCGACGTTATGGCTTGCCGTCAGACAGGTTTTGCGATGCTTGCATCCAACAGCGTTCAGGAAGTTATGGATTTGGGTTGCGTTGCTCATTTGGCTGCAATCAAAGGCAGAGTTCCTTTCTTGCATTTCTTTGATGGTTTTAGAACCAGCCATGAAATTCAGAAAATCGAATGTGTTGATTATGATGAATTGGCAAAAATCGTTGATATGGATGCTGTAAATACATTCAAGAGAAACGCTTTAAACCCTGAGCATCCTGTTATCAGAGGTACAGCACAGAATCCTGATATTTACTTCCAGGCTCGTGAAGCAGCAAATAAATTCTATGATGCACTTCCTGCAGTTGTAGAAGAATATTTGGGCGAGATCAACAGAATTACAGGCAGAGATTACAAATTATTCAACTACTATGGCGCTCCCGATGCGGACAGAGTTATTGTAGCTATGGGTTCTGCTTGTGAAGCAATTGAAGAAACAATTGATTACATGACAGCAAAAGGCGAAAAAGTTGGTTTGGTTAAGGTTCACCTGTTCAGACCTTTCGTTGCTGCAAAGATGTTAGAAGTTCTTCCTAAGACAGTTAAGAAAATCGCTGTTTTGGATAGAACAAAAGAACCCGGCTCTCAGGGCGAACCTTTATACATGGATGTTTGTACAGCAATGTTTGAAGCAGATCAAGCTCCCGTTGTTGTTGGCGGACGTTACGGTTTAGGTTCCAAGGACGTTACACCTGCACAGTTTATCGCTGTTTATGCAAACCTAACACAGGATAAACCTAAGAACCACTTCACAATTGGTATCAATGACGACGTGACAGGCCACTCCTTAGAAGTTGGCAAGGAAATCAGCGTAACAGAAGGCGACGGCACAATCAGCTGCAAATTCTGGGGTCTTGGTGCTGACGGTACCGTTGGTGCAAACAAAAACTCCATCAAGATTATTGGTGACCATACAGACATGTATGCTCAGGCATATTTCAGCTATGACTCCAAAAAATCCGGTGGTATTACACAATCTCACTTACGTTTTGGTAAAAAGCCTATTCGTTCTACATACTTAGTTAAGACAGCTGATTTTGTAGCTTGCCATAAGCAGGAATATGTAAATCTGTATGATATGGTTACAGAATTGAATGATGGTGGTACATTCTTATTGAATACCGAATGGACAAAGGAAGAATTAAATGAAAAGCTTCCTGCAAAATTAAAAAGACAGCTGGCAGAAAAGAATGCGAAATTCTATATTATTGATGGTACTGCAATTGCAAAGGAAATTGGTTTGGGTAACAGAGTAAATACTGTTCTTCAGTCTTCTTTCTTCAAGCTTGCAAACATCATTCCTATTGAACAAGCTGTTGAATACATGAAGAGCGCAATCAAGAAGTCCTACGGTAAGAAGGGCGATACAATCCTGAACATGAACTACGCCGCTGTTGATAAAGGTGTAGAAGGTATGGTTAAGGTTGAAATTCCTGCTGATTGGGCAAATGCTGTTGATGCTGATGCGAAAGAAGCAAGAAAAGCAACAGAATTCGTTAAGAATATCGTTCAACCTATGAATGCGCAGGAAGGCGATAATCTGCCTGTTTCCGCTTTCTCCGGCAGAGAAGATGGCACATTCCCTTGTGGTACATCTGCTTATGAAAAACGCGGTGTTGCAGTTGATGTTCCTCAATGGATTCCTGAAAACTGTATCCAGTGTAACCAGTGCTCTTTTGTATGTCCTCATGCTACAATCAGACCTGTATTGGTTACTGATGCGGAATTGGCAAAGGCTCCTGCAGGCTTTACAGCAGTTGCTGCTAAGGGCGCAGGCTTTGGGGAATTGAAATACAGAATGCAGGTTTCTCCTTTGGATTGTATGGGTTGCGGCAGCTGTGCTGTAGTTTGCCCTGCTCCTAAGAAAGCTTTGGTGATGCAGCCTATGGCTACACAGGAAGCTGAAATTGCAAACTGGGATTTTGCAATTGAAGAAGTATCCCCTAAGGCAAACCCTATGGGCAAAGAGTCTGTAAAGGGCAGCCAGTTTGAACAGCCTCTGCTTGAGTTCTCCGGTGCTTGTGCAGGTTGTGGTGAAACACCTTATGCAAAATTGATTACACAGTTATTTGGTGATAGAATGTATGTTGCAAATGCAACAGGCTGCTCCTCTATCTGGGGTGGTTCCGCACCTTCTATGCCATATACAACAAATAAAGATGGCCGTGGTCCTGCTTGGGCAAACTCTCTGTTTGAAGACAATGCGGAGTTTGGTTTGGGTATGGCAACAGCAGTTAAGCAGATGAGAGAAGGTATCAAGAGCAGACTTGAAACTTTGAAATCTTTGGATGCTTCCTTCGCAGCAGTTGCTGATGAATGGATTGCAACAATGAAAGATGGCGAAAAGTCTAGAGTTGCTTCTGACGCTTTGATTTCTGCATTGGAAGCTTACAAGGGCGCTGATGCAGAAGTTAAGACAATCATTGCTTATGTGCTTGAAAACAAAGACCAGTTGGTTAAGAAATCTCAGTGGATCTTTGGTGGTGACGGTTGGGCGTACGATATCGGTTACGGCGGTTTAGATCATGTATTGGCTTCTGGCGAAGACGTTAACGTTTTCGTATTTGATACCGAAGTTTACTCCAACACTGGCGGTCAGGCTTCCAAGGCTACACCTGTTGGTGCAGTTGCGCAGTTTGCTGCATCAGGTAAGAGAATTAAAAAGAAAGACCTTGGTATGATGGCTATGAGCTATGGTTATGTATATGTTGCTCAGGTTGCTATGGGCGCTGATAAGAACCAGGTAGTTAAGGCTATGCTGGAAGCTGAAAAATACGATGGACCTTCCTTGATTATTGCTTACGCTCCTTGTATCAACCATGGTATGAAGGGTGGTATGAGCGGTGCTCAGCCTGAGATCAAGCGTGCAGTAGAAGCTGGTTACTGGCACATGTACAGATTCAATCCTACTATGAAAGAAGAAGGAAAGAATCCGTTTACATTGGATTCCAAAGAACCTACAGCAAGCTTCAAGGACTTCTTGTTAAGCGAAGTTCGTTACAGCTCCTTGCAGAGAACATTCCCTGAAGCAGCAGAGGCTCTCTTCGTGGAATCTGAGAAAAATGCAAAAGAAAGACTGGAAAACTACAAGAGATTGGCAAACCAGTAA
- a CDS encoding copper amine oxidase N-terminal domain-containing protein: protein MYMKKTAVIICVSAAMICGAIRLSMRLTEAKELEMEVSKPQQDIAAQEQTKIYNGGENMPLYYDEEDILLLPIRNVAQGLGGTVTWEKTTKSVAVTYKGKKLLFEAGNSSAQMCGYHITLHTPPQSINGCLYGEASILSDFFSTEVRWDSAKKQISLKSKEGVIPIIASDFLVGKSQGKEYSLEIPVIMGLNDGSYEKGLNKEIMQEIQGLVDEFMLGDGDGNFHLQLEKGLVNGDFLSLCWSGKKDEQTIYKTINIDLREQKTKLLTDMLTEKGIANVKAQVPFAENQLFYITEQKELALIDSGKQEQAVVLFPGNGDVLKGQWQTKYADFISASAM, encoded by the coding sequence ATGTATATGAAAAAGACTGCTGTTATTATATGCGTTTCCGCTGCGATGATATGCGGCGCAATAAGACTTTCCATGCGTCTTACTGAGGCAAAGGAGCTGGAGATGGAGGTCTCGAAGCCCCAACAAGACATTGCAGCCCAAGAACAAACAAAGATTTATAATGGGGGGGAGAATATGCCCCTATATTACGATGAAGAGGATATACTGCTTTTGCCCATAAGAAATGTAGCACAAGGACTAGGTGGAACTGTTACTTGGGAAAAGACAACAAAAAGTGTCGCCGTAACGTACAAAGGAAAGAAGCTTTTATTTGAGGCAGGCAATAGCAGTGCCCAAATGTGTGGATACCATATCACTCTACATACGCCGCCACAGTCGATAAATGGATGCCTTTATGGGGAAGCATCTATTCTTTCTGATTTCTTTTCTACTGAAGTTCGATGGGACAGTGCTAAGAAACAGATTTCTCTTAAATCCAAAGAAGGGGTTATTCCTATTATTGCATCTGATTTCTTAGTTGGAAAAAGTCAAGGGAAAGAGTACAGTTTAGAAATTCCCGTCATTATGGGTTTAAATGATGGTAGTTATGAAAAAGGATTGAATAAAGAGATTATGCAGGAGATACAAGGCTTAGTTGATGAATTTATGCTGGGCGATGGGGACGGTAACTTTCATCTTCAGCTGGAAAAAGGTTTGGTGAACGGGGATTTTCTTTCTCTTTGCTGGAGTGGTAAAAAAGATGAGCAAACTATTTATAAAACTATAAATATTGACTTAAGGGAACAAAAAACCAAACTTTTAACGGATATGCTTACAGAAAAGGGTATTGCTAATGTGAAGGCTCAGGTGCCCTTTGCAGAGAACCAACTTTTTTATATAACTGAACAAAAAGAACTTGCTTTGATTGATTCTGGGAAACAGGAACAGGCTGTCGTATTATTTCCCGGGAATGGAGACGTATTAAAAGGGCAATGGCAAACAAAATATGCGGATTTCATATCTGCATCAGCAATGTAG
- the smpB gene encoding SsrA-binding protein SmpB, with translation MAKGNGTKLIAQNKKAYHDYFIEEVFQAGISLVGTEVKSLRAGKCSLKESFIRIENEEAFIYNMHISPYEQGNIFNKDPLRVRRLLLHKNQIRKISQESQIAGYTIVPLKVYLDRSLVKIDIALAKGKKLYDKRETISKNDQKRQAEKEFKIRNLTL, from the coding sequence ATGGCTAAGGGAAACGGTACAAAGCTTATTGCTCAAAATAAAAAAGCATACCATGATTACTTTATTGAAGAAGTATTTCAAGCTGGTATTTCTTTGGTTGGTACAGAGGTAAAAAGTCTGCGTGCCGGCAAATGCAGCTTAAAGGAAAGCTTCATTCGCATTGAAAATGAAGAGGCTTTTATTTACAATATGCATATCAGCCCATATGAGCAGGGAAATATTTTTAATAAAGATCCTCTGCGGGTAAGACGTCTTTTACTTCATAAAAATCAAATACGAAAGATTTCGCAAGAAAGTCAAATAGCAGGATATACCATTGTACCTCTTAAGGTATATCTTGACCGTAGTCTGGTTAAAATTGATATAGCTTTAGCAAAGGGTAAAAAGCTATATGATAAAAGAGAAACCATCTCAAAAAATGATCAAAAGCGTCAGGCCGAAAAAGAATTTAAGATACGCAATCTAACCTTATAA
- a CDS encoding SMI1/KNR4 family protein, which yields MDYQWIECQLNKLVDVYRELYDKVELEIGEPATKDEILRLENEIGMELPMQLKNFFLNFSGYCDFCVFLSKQKDSQGEDEFPYMSFTISTDGVIHAENNRKDWQEECFPDNNNSYDKVWHNKLGIIYNEGDVIALDIGIDKINPPVVYLSHDGCKGHGYILGKDFNTFFEAFLKIGACGSDDCLMIPYCDNRYSGINPNCRNAIEYRKRIGLTI from the coding sequence ATGGATTATCAATGGATAGAGTGTCAATTAAATAAATTGGTTGATGTGTATAGAGAATTATATGATAAGGTGGAATTAGAAATTGGAGAACCTGCTACAAAAGATGAAATTTTAAGATTGGAAAATGAAATTGGCATGGAACTTCCAATGCAGCTAAAAAATTTTTTTCTTAATTTTTCTGGATATTGTGATTTTTGTGTTTTTTTGTCTAAACAAAAAGATTCTCAGGGGGAGGACGAATTTCCTTATATGAGCTTTACAATTTCTACTGATGGAGTCATACATGCAGAAAATAATCGAAAAGATTGGCAAGAGGAATGTTTTCCAGACAATAATAATTCTTATGATAAAGTTTGGCATAATAAGTTGGGAATTATATATAACGAAGGCGACGTTATAGCATTGGACATTGGGATAGATAAGATTAATCCACCGGTTGTATACCTTAGCCATGACGGTTGTAAAGGACATGGATACATATTAGGTAAAGACTTCAATACTTTTTTCGAGGCTTTTTTGAAAATTGGGGCGTGCGGTAGCGATGATTGTTTAATGATTCCGTATTGTGATAACCGATACTCTGGTATTAATCCGAATTGTAGAAACGCTATAGAATATCGAAAACGTATTGGTTTGACAATATAG
- a CDS encoding ATP-binding protein has translation MNENILKIGEVIEVKGQKVRAKVYQDKNTSTLNYKGKIIKNISVGSFVKIRKNFLDIIGKVEGEYVNDKTVKEEYAEKNNSINRVIEISIVGRIEDIGTFKRGLSELPLISNYVYILKDSEVQKIFSFVSENAPVIELGDISAYEQYKLLLGVQSLFGSHIGIFGNTGSGKSNTLAKIYTELFNMYGEIEAFKKNSKFVLIDFNGEYAETITENKNVILLSTREKKDTYNLDESDIQDLEFWSIILEATEKTQQPFLKRAINQYKYLIRHSVNATNTNNVIQEKTIELVQGLFDFGYKYNSVKRYYEEIINVSYHDIDEPRDAFFNNITFNATTGSWYNIGLFGTKEYRNTEEEFKENPAFIKLIEKLKLDECKIHIGDKADYWAIFEFAMKYQYVYDVQRGYVNEEHIAPIIRRLDTRLDDMNKVFSINENNNNPNNISIVSLIDVNIYMRKIVPMLICKKEYDKHKKQNLHRRNKALYIIVDEAHNILSKESERESSAWKDYRIEVFEEIIKEGRKFGVFLTIASQRPSDISDTIISQLHNYFLHRLVNSEDIKAIGKTVSFLDAASFEMIPILQQGACVVTGTACNFPVIVQVDILNDKKRPKSNTIDLHASWTE, from the coding sequence ATGAATGAAAATATTTTGAAAATAGGAGAAGTAATAGAGGTAAAAGGACAAAAAGTAAGAGCAAAAGTGTATCAAGACAAGAACACGTCTACCCTTAATTATAAAGGAAAAATAATAAAGAATATATCTGTTGGCAGCTTTGTAAAAATAAGAAAAAATTTTTTAGATATAATCGGTAAAGTTGAAGGAGAATATGTTAACGATAAAACGGTTAAAGAAGAGTATGCAGAAAAAAATAATTCAATTAATAGGGTTATTGAAATTAGCATAGTTGGTAGAATTGAAGATATAGGAACATTTAAAAGAGGACTTTCGGAATTACCGTTAATTTCAAATTATGTATATATTTTAAAAGATAGTGAAGTTCAGAAAATATTTTCATTTGTTTCTGAAAATGCTCCGGTTATTGAACTTGGGGATATTAGTGCTTATGAGCAATATAAATTATTACTTGGAGTACAGTCGTTATTTGGAAGTCATATTGGGATTTTTGGAAATACAGGAAGTGGAAAATCTAATACATTAGCTAAAATATATACGGAATTATTTAATATGTATGGTGAAATAGAAGCTTTCAAAAAAAATAGTAAATTTGTTCTGATAGATTTTAACGGAGAATATGCTGAAACCATTACTGAAAACAAGAATGTGATATTATTATCTACTAGGGAAAAGAAAGATACATATAATCTTGATGAAAGTGATATTCAAGATTTGGAGTTTTGGTCAATTATACTAGAAGCGACAGAAAAGACACAACAACCTTTTTTAAAAAGAGCGATAAACCAATATAAATATTTAATTAGACATTCAGTTAATGCAACCAATACAAATAATGTAATTCAAGAAAAAACAATTGAATTAGTACAGGGTTTGTTTGATTTTGGATATAAATATAATTCTGTAAAAAGATATTATGAAGAAATAATAAATGTTAGTTATCATGACATAGATGAACCAAGAGATGCCTTTTTCAACAATATAACGTTTAATGCTACAACTGGAAGTTGGTATAACATAGGTTTATTTGGGACTAAAGAATATAGAAATACAGAGGAAGAGTTTAAGGAAAATCCAGCTTTTATTAAATTAATAGAGAAATTGAAGTTAGATGAATGTAAAATTCATATAGGGGATAAAGCAGACTATTGGGCTATCTTTGAATTTGCTATGAAGTATCAATATGTGTATGATGTTCAGAGAGGTTATGTAAACGAAGAGCATATTGCCCCAATAATTAGAAGATTGGATACTAGATTAGATGACATGAATAAGGTTTTCTCAATAAATGAAAATAATAATAACCCCAATAATATAAGTATTGTGTCATTGATTGATGTCAATATTTATATGAGAAAAATTGTTCCTATGCTTATTTGTAAAAAAGAATATGATAAGCACAAAAAACAAAACTTACATAGAAGAAATAAGGCGTTATATATTATTGTTGATGAAGCTCATAATATTTTATCAAAAGAATCGGAAAGAGAAAGTAGTGCATGGAAAGATTACCGAATAGAAGTTTTTGAAGAAATAATAAAAGAAGGTAGAAAGTTTGGAGTTTTTCTTACAATTGCTAGTCAAAGGCCATCTGATATCTCAGACACTATAATATCACAGTTACATAATTATTTTTTGCATAGATTAGTGAACAGTGAAGATATTAAAGCAATTGGAAAAACGGTGTCATTTTTAGATGCAGCATCTTTTGAAATGATTCCAATTTTACAACAAGGAGCTTGTGTAGTTACTGGTACTGCTTGTAATTTTCCAGTAATAGTTCAAGTTGATATTTTGAATGATAAAAAACGACCAAAGAGCAATACAATAGATTTGCATGCATCCTGGACAGAATAA
- a CDS encoding SIR2 family protein: MAKVKIINSKEFKSEFKKMIESSNINLLLGAGFAHGIVDTLGDTEKILEVINKNNRDDKYTVIEAFIFWKFFEKSIYPLCHKINELNIKNQIEFIRLWRNILNARESAVINKQANIFTTNYDVVLEYALESNFIDYNDGFKGRINPYFSTANFNRLYFERAIFTNRSVEVPIFNLMKLHGSVTWKIEEGKQRRIVYNEYIKSIEVFYTCFCKLFTDFTETEEKILGVDDWCKCDEKVLDEILPEKFDGIKDTYIDFVKNFKDSFKIVNPTKQKFSDTLMDKNYYELMRIYSNELEKNNTVLITQGFSFEDEHIQEITMRALGNPSLMVIIFAFRKDDIDNYCEKFEKFQNVWVVKTDKPSEDEIKGGKREHLLDLPFLNKELEDLFGEFKDE, encoded by the coding sequence ATGGCAAAAGTTAAAATTATTAATTCAAAGGAATTTAAGAGCGAATTTAAGAAAATGATTGAATCTAGTAACATTAATTTGTTATTGGGAGCTGGATTTGCACATGGTATTGTTGATACGTTGGGTGATACGGAAAAAATTTTAGAAGTAATTAATAAAAATAATAGGGATGATAAATATACTGTAATTGAAGCTTTTATATTTTGGAAGTTTTTCGAAAAATCTATTTATCCTTTATGCCATAAGATTAATGAACTTAATATAAAAAATCAAATCGAATTTATAAGGCTTTGGAGGAATATTTTAAACGCAAGGGAGTCAGCTGTTATTAATAAGCAGGCGAATATTTTTACAACTAATTATGATGTTGTATTAGAATATGCTTTAGAAAGTAACTTTATTGATTATAATGATGGATTTAAGGGAAGAATAAATCCATATTTTTCAACTGCTAATTTTAATAGACTTTATTTTGAAAGAGCAATATTTACAAATAGAAGTGTAGAAGTACCAATATTTAATTTAATGAAGTTACATGGATCAGTGACTTGGAAAATTGAAGAAGGAAAACAAAGAAGAATTGTTTATAATGAATACATAAAGAGCATTGAGGTTTTTTATACTTGTTTTTGTAAATTATTTACGGATTTTACAGAAACAGAAGAGAAAATTTTAGGTGTTGATGATTGGTGTAAATGTGATGAAAAGGTTTTAGATGAAATTTTACCTGAAAAATTTGATGGAATTAAAGACACATATATTGATTTCGTAAAAAATTTCAAAGATAGTTTTAAAATTGTAAACCCAACAAAACAAAAATTCAGCGATACTTTGATGGATAAGAATTATTATGAGTTAATGAGAATTTATAGTAATGAGCTTGAGAAAAATAATACTGTGTTGATAACACAAGGATTTTCATTTGAAGATGAGCACATTCAAGAAATAACAATGAGGGCATTGGGTAATCCGTCGTTAATGGTAATAATATTTGCATTTAGAAAAGATGATATTGATAATTATTGCGAGAAGTTTGAAAAATTTCAAAATGTTTGGGTTGTAAAGACGGATAAGCCAAGTGAAGATGAGATTAAGGGTGGTAAAAGAGAACATTTATTGGATTTACCATTTCTGAACAAAGAGTTAGAGGATTTATTTGGAGAATTTAAAGATGAATGA
- a CDS encoding site-specific integrase produces MQSNKTCTIVEQYLAYLITVKGRSQNTISEYRLDLLQFFRLLQIQKDLSAPTLALQSWNSSNPYNSPIFMPSWLIAK; encoded by the coding sequence ATGCAATCAAACAAAACTTGCACCATCGTAGAACAATATCTTGCCTACCTGATAACCGTCAAAGGCCGAAGCCAAAATACTATTTCGGAATACCGATTAGATCTGCTGCAATTCTTTCGGTTATTGCAAATTCAAAAGGACTTATCTGCCCCGACTTTAGCTTTGCAATCTTGGAATTCATCGAATCCATACAACTCGCCGATATTTATGCCTTCTTGGCTTATTGCCAAGTGA